The Oncorhynchus mykiss isolate Arlee chromosome 30, USDA_OmykA_1.1, whole genome shotgun sequence genome includes a window with the following:
- the ebna1bp2 gene encoding probable rRNA-processing protein EBP2 → MILVNNTMDINEDDEQLGETSEEDDSELSDGELQDAFAKGLLKPGLNFTTQEPKKIVNNVEGLKQCLADFRKNTLPWVERLDMVNLPADDIVAKSEGRLDNKASGDLNPDDDFQREMFFYRQAQAAVLDAMPRLLKLKIATKRPEDYFAEMAKSDQQMQKIRKKLIMKQTMMEKSEKAKKLREQRKYGKKVQVEVIQKRQKEKKAMMYAVKKYQKGMTDKLDFLEGDQKTAKGGAPAKGGSGKTAGGQTPDKKAMNKKGPNAKRKYKDQRFGFGGKKSGTKWNTKDSHNDVSGFRAKVAHGKGGKGGKGGKAGPGGKGGRGPSKGGTKRPGKNARKKMKGRS, encoded by the exons ATGATTCTCGTTAACAATACCATGGATATTAACGAAGATGACGAGCAATTAGGTGAGACGTCTGAGGAGGATGACAGCGAATTATCTGACGGAGAG CTTCAAGATGCATTTGCAAAGGGTTTGTTAAAGCCTGGATTGAACTTTACAACACAAGAACCGAAGAAGATTGTCAACAATGTG GAGGGTTTGAAACAGTGCCTCGCCGACTTCCGTAAGAACACACTACCCTGGGTAGAGAGGCTGGACATGGTCAATCTCCCAGCTGATGACATCGTTGCCAAGTCCGAGGGCAGACTTGACAACAAGGCTAGCGGAGACCTCAACCCGGATGACGACTTCCAGAGAGAGATGTTCTT CTACCGCCAAGCCCAAGCCGCTGTTCTGGATGCGATGCCCCGGCTCCTGAAGCTTAAGATAGCCACCAAGAGACCTGAGGACTACTTTGCAGAGATGGCCAAGTCGGACCAGCAAATGCAGAAG ATCAGGAAGAAACTCATCATGAAGCAGACAATGATGGAGAAGTCAGAAAAGGCCAAGAAACTAAGAGAGCAGAGGAAGTACGGCAAGAAG GTGCAAGTGGAGGTTATTcagaagagacagaaggagaagaaGGCCATGATGTATGCCGTGAAGAAGTATCAAAAAG GCATGACTGACAAACTGGACTTCCTGGAAGGAGATCAGAAGACGGCTAAAGGAGGAGCTCCAGCTAAAGGAGGATCAGGGAAAACAGCAGGAGGCCAAACACCTGATAAAAAAGCCATGAACAAAAAAGG CCCCAATGCTAAGAGGAAGTATAAGGACCAGAGGTTTGGTTTTGGCGGAAAGAAGAGTGGAACCAAGTGGAACACCAAGGACAGTCACAATGATGTGTCAGGGTTTCGTGCCAAGGTGGCTCATGGGAAAGGAGGAAAGGGGGGGAAAGGAGGCAAAGCGGGACctggaggaaaaggaggaagggGCCCCTCCAAAGGAGGGACT AAACGACCGGGCAAGAATGCACGCAAGAAGATGAAGGGTCGCTCCTAA